One window of Camelina sativa cultivar DH55 chromosome 4, Cs, whole genome shotgun sequence genomic DNA carries:
- the LOC104783253 gene encoding auxin-responsive protein SAUR32-like: MGTGEKTLKSFQLHRKQTVKVKDVPKGCLAIKVGSQGEEQHRFIVPVLYFNHPLFMQLLKEAEDEYGFDQKGTITIPCHVEEFRYVQALIDGERSVYNGNNHHGGRDQYHHLVGCFRA, from the coding sequence ATGGGTACCGGAGAAAAAACCCTGAAGAGCTTCCAGTTACATCGCAAACAAACAGTCAAAGTCAAAGATGTTCCAAAAGGGTGTTTAGCGATCAAAGTGGGATCTCAAGGAGAAGAGCAACATAGATTTATTGTTCCTGTTTTGTATTTTAACCATCCATTGTTCATGCAGCTGCTGAAAGAAGCAGAAGACGAGTATGGATTCGATCAAAAGGGAACCATCACAATTCCTTGCCACGTGGAGGAGTTTCGTTACGTTCAAGCTTTGATTGATGGAGAGAGGTCGGTTTATAATGGTAACAACCATCACGGTGGCCGTGACCAGTATCATCATCTTGTTGGATGTTTCCGAGCCTGA
- the LOC104783252 gene encoding homeobox-leucine zipper protein ATHB-7-like, with product MTEGKEYSPAMISSDPFMSMKKMKKSNVHNKNNQRRFSDEQIKSLEMMFESETRLEPRKKVQLARELGLQPRQVAIWFQNKRARWKSKQLETEYNILRQNYDNLASQFESLKKEKQALVSELQRLNEEMLHQTKEEERQCCGDQAVVALSSTDHESENEENHPRCEPEEVRPEMEMYDEKGHHGGLCDHHDHDDEDGYNSNIKREEYFGGFEEEPDHLMNIVEPADSCLTSSDDWRGFKSDTSLLHQSSSNYPWWDFWS from the exons ATGACGGAAGGAAAAGAATATTCTCCGGCGATGATATCATCAGATCCATTCATgtccatgaagaagatgaagaagagcaaCGTACACAACAAGAACAACCAGAGAAGGTTTAGCGACGAGCAGATCAAGTCACTGGAGATGATGTTTGAGTCTGAGACAAGACTTGAGCCAAGGAAGAAGGTTCAATTAGCTAGAGAGCTAGGGTTACAGCCGAGGCAAGTGGCTATATGGTTTCAGAACAAGAGGGCTCGTTGGAAATCTAAGCAGCTCGAGACAGAGTACAACATTCTCAGACAAAACTACGACAACTTGGCTTCTCAGTTTGAGTCTCTCAAGAAAGAAAAGCAAGCACTAGTCTCCGAG TTGCAGAGGCTAAACGAGGAGATGCTACACCAAACAAAGGAGGAAGAAAGGCAGTGCTGTGGTGATCAAGCTGTGGTGGCTCTAAGCAGCACAGATCATGAATCAGAAAACGAAGAGAACCACCCAAGGTGTGAACCGGAGGAGGTTAGACCGGAGATGGAGATGTATGATGAGAAAGGTCATCATGGGGGTTTGTGTgatcatcatgatcatgatgatgaagatggttaTAACAGCAACATCAAGAGAGAGGAGTATTTTGGTGGGTTTGAGGAAGAACCAGATCATTTAATGAACATTGTTGAACCAGCTGATAGTTGCTTGACATCGTCTGATGACTGGAGAGGTTTCAAATCAGATACTAGTCTCTTGCACCAATCAAGCAGCAATTACCCTTGGTGGGATTTTTGGTCCTGA
- the LOC104783251 gene encoding cytochrome P450 78A6-like, with product SKCSVLSQTNLALSLLAVTIIWLAISLFFWTYPGGPAWGKYLFRRLASGSYKTGNVIPGPRGFPLVGSMSLMSSTLAHRRIADVAEKFGAKRLMAFSLGETRVIVTCNPDVAKEILNSPVFADRPVKESAYSLMFNRAIGFAPHGVYWRTLRRIASNHLFSPKQIRRAETQRRVISSQMVEFLEKQSSDNGLCSVRELLKTASLNNMMCSVFGQEYELEQDHVELRELVEEGYDLLGTLNWTDHLPWLSEFDPQSIRSRCSTLVPKVNRFVSRIISQHRNQTGDSPRDFVDVLLSLHGSDQLSDPDIIAVLWEMIFRGTDTVAVLIEWILARMVLHPDIQSTVQDELDQVVGKSRAVDESDLASLPYLTAVVKEVLRLHPPGPLLSWARLAITDTIVDGRLVPAGTTAMVNMWAVSHDPHVWVDPLEFKPERFVAKEGEAEFSVLGSDLRLAPFGSGRRICPGKNLGLTTVTFWTATLLHEFQWGPSDVNGVDLSEKLRLSCEMASPLAAKVCRRRS from the exons TCCAAATGCAGCGTACTAAGCCAAACTAACCTCGCTTTGTCTCTCCTCGCCGTCACAATCATCTGGCTCGccatatctctcttcttctggaCCTATCCCGGAGGACCCGCTTGGGGCAAATACCTCTTCCGCCGGTTAGCATCCGGTTCATACAAAACCGGTAACGTTATCCCCGGTCCAAGAGGCTTCCCTCTTGTTGGAAGCATGTCACTCATGTCAAGTACTCTAGCTCACCGTCGAATCGCTGATGTTGCTGAGAAATTCGGAGCCAAGCGGCTCATGGCTTTCAGCTTAGGAGAAACTCGTGTGATCGTCACGTGCAATCCCGACGTCGCCAAAGAGATTCTCAATAGCCCTGTTTTCGCTGACCGACCGGTTAAAGAATCGGCTTACTCTCTGATGTTTAACAGAGCAATTGGCTTTGCACCGCACGGTGTTTATTGGCGAACGCTTCGCCGTATCGCTTCGAACCATCTCTTTAGCCCGAAACAAATCAGACGAGCGGAGACTCAACGGCGCGTGATCTCGAGCCAGATGGTTGAGTTTCTTGAAAAACAGAGTAGTGACAACGGACTCTGTTCTGTTCGTGAGTTGCTTAAAACGGCGTCGCTTAACAACATGATGTGCTCTGTTTTCGGACAAGAGTACGAGCTTGAACAAGACCATGTTGAGTTACGTGAATTGGTCGAAGAAGGTTATGATCTACTCGGAACATTGAACTGGACCGATCACCTTCCTTGGTTATCCGAGTTTGATCCTCAGAGTATCCGGTCTAGATGTTCCACACTCGTACCGAAGGTAAACCGGTTTGTATCCCGGATCATATCACAACACCGTAATCAAACCGGTGATTCTCCTCGTGATTTCGTCGACGTTTTGCTCTCTCTCCATGGTTCGGATCAACTATCCGACCCGGACATAATCGCCGTTCTTTGG gaGATGATATTCAGAGGAACAGACACGGTTGCGGTTTTAATCGAGTGGATTCTGGCGAGGATGGTCCTTCATCCAGATATTCAATCGACGGTACAGGATGAGCTAGATCAAGTGGTCGGAAAATCAAGGGCCGTAGATGAATCTGACTTGGCTTCACTTCCATATCTGACGGCTGTGGTGAAAGAAGTGCTGAGGCTTCACCCTCCAGGCCCACTTCTATCATGGGCCCGTTTGGCCATAACTGACACGATCGTTGATGGTCGTCTCGTTCCGGCAGGGACCACAGCAATGGTGAACATGTGGGCCGTATCGCATGATCCACACGTGTGGGTTGATCCTTTGGAGTTTAAACCCGAGAGGTTCGTGGCAAAAGAAGGTGAGGCGGAGTTTTCGGTTCTCGGGTCGGATTTGAGGCTTGCACCGTTCGGGTCGGGTCGTCGGATCTGTCCAGGGAAGAATCTGGGTTTGACTACTGTTACGTTTTGGACCGCGACGTTGTTGCATGAGTTTCAATGGGGACCGTCCGATGTGAACGGCGTTGACTTATCTGAGAAACTGAGGCTTTCGTGTGAGATGGCTAGTCCCCTTGCTGCTAAAGTGTGCCGTAGGcgcagttaa